CGTACACGGCGCGCCATTTCACCAACGTCACCGGGAAAGGCATGCCTCTCGTCAGCCCGACCTTCTCCTTCCTGCCCCAGTGCCACGAcgtcgacctcttggattgctgcaatggcctcctcctctgccgctGCTACGTGTCTCGTGGCACTTTTCAGTTCCACTATGCCGTGTGCAATCCTGCCACCAAGGAATGGGTGATGTTGCCGGACGCCAACTGGGCTATCGAAGAGAACCACACCGCCTGCTTGTGTTTCGATCCAGCCATCTCGTCGCATTTCCATGTGCTTGAGTATGTGGAAGAGGATGAGGATTCATACGTCACACTGGTCACAGGGGTGGAGATCTATTCGTCTGAAACTGGGTTATGGACTCTCCATGAAAATGGATGGAATGATGAAGTTGTGATTAGCCTTTCGGTCAATCGAAGAAGTGTTTTGCTCAATGGTTTTCTGCACTCTGTCACGCCTGCTGATGAGATTGTGGCGGTTGACATAGAGGGGAAGAAATGGAGGAAGATTCCTATGCCGGATCCTGATGGTGATATTGGGATAATTCATCAAACTCAGGGTCGCCTGTGTGCTTTTAATGTTGATCCAAATGATATCTTCAAACTGTCAATTTGGTTTCTTCAAGACTATGATACAGATAATTGGATCTTAAAGCATACCGTTGGCTCAATGAAGCTGTTTGGAGGAAAGAAATACCAATTAGATTATGACTACCAAGTAATTGCAGTTCATCCAGAATGCAATTTGATCTTCTTTGTTTATGGATGGCACAATACTTTGATGGCATATGAAATGGATCGCAAGGAAGTCCGTGTCATACGCAAACTCGGACATGAGTCCTGCCAGTCATATCTACCATATGTTCCAATGTTCTCTGAGTCATTACCTAATGGGCGGTAACTGCTAACATGCAGAGGTGCGGCTCCACTTTTGTTATTGCAAAACCGTCTTTGTACCCTAATGAGAATCGGGCTTAGAGTGGGCAGCCAATCTCTAATATGAATTATGAAGTTCTGTTTGTAGTACTTGGATGATGGCTCCTTTGTTATGAAGAATGTTGTGAAATCCTAGATGGTACGTAAGTTGGCCTTTTGGAAGGTATGTCCGGTTGTTCCGAAGGTTATGTCTTGTTTTATTCCGCTGGTGTTTACCGTAGGCTAGTTAAAATTTATGTCCTGTGTTAACATGACAGGCCTTTTGACTGTACCAGCAGAGTCAGTTTATGGAACCGTGACTAATGTTTGGAAGTTGGATCACATGTACTTTGTTGATTTTTgccttcctttttcccttttcttcatTCTGAACTATACTTGTCTATGTTACATCCATGCAGCTTAATGTCTCCTAGATCATTTCCACTCGTTTTGTTAAGTGATCCACAATGATCATTAATTGGAACATTGCTTCTCTGACCCTTACTagttggagaagaagagagTGCAAACAAGAGCACATACAATTGTGCACCAACAAGAAACTACACAACATTTTAGACTTCAAAGGTAACAAAGACTGGTATACAATAGTTATACTATTACCACACTGGCTTCCTCCGATGGGCACCGTTCTGAATTTTCCCACTTACCTGCTTCAAGCCATGATAAAAACTACTGCCACTTTGAGCTCCTCAAGTTCCGACATGTATAAATCAACTATGGTatgaattttcttcttcttttcaatTATCTCTGTTCTAAATTACTGCCAAAGTGACCAAGCCTCCCTAAAATCATTGTGGTTTTGAGACCTGGTAGTTCCATATAGTTCTCCACTTTCTTTCAGTCCTGTTCTGAGAAAGAGCAAT
The window above is part of the Oryza sativa Japonica Group chromosome 7, ASM3414082v1 genome. Proteins encoded here:
- the LOC107277498 gene encoding F-box protein At5g07610, with amino-acid sequence MVSHWRRLIADNEHRKKLPQTLSGFFYESMNHERCPYTARHFTNVTGKGMPLVSPTFSFLPQCHDVDLLDCCNGLLLCRCYVSRGTFQFHYAVCNPATKEWVMLPDANWAIEENHTACLCFDPAISSHFHVLEYVEEDEDSYVTLVTGVEIYSSETGLWTLHENGWNDEVVISLSVNRRSVLLNGFLHSVTPADEIVAVDIEGKKWRKIPMPDPDGDIGIIHQTQGRLCAFNVDPNDIFKLSIWFLQDYDTDNWILKHTVGSMKLFGGKKYQLDYDYQVIAVHPECNLIFFVYGWHNTLMAYEMDRKEVRVIRKLGHESCQSYLPYVPMFSESLPNGR